In Dermacentor silvarum isolate Dsil-2018 chromosome 2, BIME_Dsil_1.4, whole genome shotgun sequence, the following proteins share a genomic window:
- the LOC119441508 gene encoding THAP domain-containing protein 11: MPYSQSPVKLCFDQRLWILRFRCRPSEQPCKRKSKEHCSVPYCTSTRWKSSELSFHRFPKANEAKRRQLWIQKLRMAKPVSPTMVVCSRHFQPDDYFFPGIYCARRVLKKTAVPSRNLPQSSTFDAAKAARCQQRDEERLRRRQQRSKKATSGAGSSTSGTPVTPNERYIKPEVLEETPQEHLECKTEELVANVYTGNEEEVAQILANMRSTLRSY, from the exons ATGCCGTATTCACAGTCGCCTGTCAAGCTCTGTTTCGATCAACGGTTATGGATACTTCGCTTTCGTTGTCGTCCGTCAGAGCAGCCCTGCAAAAGGAAGTCTAAAGAGCATTGCAGTGTGCCGTACTGCACATCTACAAGATGGAAAAGTAGCGAGTTATCATTCCATCGTTTCCCAAAAGCCAACGAGGCGAAGAGAAGGCAGCTATGGATCCAGAAACTACGGATGGCCAAGCCCGTATCGCCAACGATGGTTGTATGCTCGCGGCATTTTCAGCCAGATGACTACTTTTTCCCAG gaatatATTGCGCTCGCCGTGTGCTCAAGAAAACAGCGGTGCCTAGCCGGAACTTGCCTCAGTCCAGTACTTTTGATGCGGCGAAGGCAGCAAGATGCCAGCAGCGGGATGAAGAGAGGCTTCGCAGAAGGCAGCAGCGTTCAAAG AAAGCAACAAGTGGTGCTGGATCATCGACCTCTGGCACTCCTGTTACTCCAAATGAGCGATATATAAAGCCAGAAGTACTAGAG GAGACACCCCAAGAACATCTCGAGTGTAAGACTGAGGAACTTGTGGCAAACGTGTACACTGGAAATGAAGAAGAAGTGGCGCAAATCCTGGCCAACATGAGATCCACCCTGCGGAGCTACTGA